A single window of Acetohalobium arabaticum DSM 5501 DNA harbors:
- the spoVT gene encoding stage V sporulation protein T, which yields MKATGIVRRIDDLGRVVIPKEIRRTMRIREGEPLEIFVDRDGEVILKKYSPLGQLNEFAEEYVDSLHEVTGYIACVLDRDVVVAVAGAPDKKFLDKPVSQAAEEVMDKQETVIIEDPGAHSFCEGCLEDDEDCKFSVQVLAPVISLEGKSIGAVVLSSQELDDTMGDLEVKLANTAAGFLARQMED from the coding sequence ATGAAAGCAACAGGAATAGTCAGGCGGATTGATGATTTAGGACGTGTAGTTATTCCTAAAGAGATTCGTAGAACTATGCGGATTCGAGAAGGCGAACCGCTAGAGATATTTGTTGATAGAGATGGAGAGGTTATTTTAAAGAAATACTCTCCTTTAGGTCAGTTGAATGAATTCGCTGAAGAATATGTTGATTCTTTACATGAAGTTACCGGGTATATAGCCTGTGTTTTAGACCGGGATGTAGTAGTTGCAGTTGCTGGTGCTCCTGATAAGAAGTTTCTGGATAAACCGGTTAGTCAGGCTGCAGAAGAGGTTATGGATAAACAGGAAACAGTAATTATTGAAGATCCTGGAGCCCATTCTTTTTGTGAAGGCTGCCTTGAAGATGATGAGGATTGTAAATTCAGTGTACAGGTTTTAGCTCCAGTTATCTCTTTAGAAGGCAAATCAATTGGTGCTGTTGTTTTAAGTTCTCAAGAACTTGATGATACAATGGGAGATTTAGAAGTTAAACTGGCAAATACTGCGGCTGGTTTTTTGGCCAGACAGATGGAGGATTAA
- the spoVB gene encoding stage V sporulation protein B: MAENRKQGFLQGALILTIAAFISKAMGLVYRILLTRLIGKEGIGLYQMAYPIYTIILVISRSGIPVAISKLVAEKVAEDNRKSAYRIFRVALSISFILGLVFSAGLIIAAKPLAQNVLRDARAFYSVLAIAPAVFFVSIMASYRGFFQGLQTMTPTAISQVVEQLVRMSTMLLLAYLLLSKGVEFAAGGAAFGAVTGAVAGLTVLLYIYYKNKQEVDEFAVSGPGDNLPVHRILQRLASLAIPVTLGALVLPLMQFIDATLIPWRLQVAGFSISEATGLYGNFAGMAMVLVNFPTIITVSLAASLVPTISEAFSLGEDRLIKIRTQSALRLTVFICLPAAAGLFLLATPLSQMLFAQPEAGIPLRYVSWGVIFVCLQQTSSSILQGIGKTVIPARNLFLGGALNAVLNYFLTAIPSIGIRGAAVATASGFCLAALLNLLSIALLIGYDYNYRDMLLKPILAVVVMSLLVKLSYSQGITLLQNNTLSTLGAVVVGAVVYSLILLITGAVKEKDLKLIPKIGDRLADILLKLGLVRG; this comes from the coding sequence ATGGCTGAAAATAGAAAACAAGGCTTTTTACAGGGGGCTTTGATTTTAACCATAGCAGCCTTTATTAGTAAAGCAATGGGGCTGGTTTATCGTATTTTATTAACTCGTTTAATTGGTAAAGAGGGAATCGGCCTCTATCAGATGGCTTATCCTATTTATACAATTATTTTAGTGATTTCCAGGTCGGGAATTCCAGTAGCGATTTCTAAATTGGTAGCTGAAAAGGTAGCAGAAGATAATCGAAAGAGTGCATACAGAATATTCCGAGTGGCTTTAAGTATCAGTTTTATTTTGGGTTTGGTATTTTCAGCAGGCTTAATTATTGCTGCTAAACCTTTAGCCCAGAATGTATTACGGGATGCGAGGGCTTTTTATTCTGTCTTAGCTATTGCTCCAGCTGTATTTTTTGTTTCAATAATGGCTTCTTACCGCGGCTTCTTTCAAGGCTTGCAGACTATGACACCGACGGCTATTTCACAGGTAGTAGAACAGCTAGTGAGAATGAGCACTATGCTGCTTTTAGCTTACTTATTATTATCCAAAGGAGTCGAGTTTGCTGCTGGTGGTGCAGCTTTTGGAGCAGTGACAGGTGCAGTTGCAGGCCTGACAGTACTGCTTTATATCTATTATAAGAATAAACAGGAAGTAGATGAATTTGCTGTAAGTGGTCCTGGAGATAATCTACCAGTACATAGAATATTACAGCGGCTTGCTTCTCTGGCTATTCCGGTTACCTTAGGTGCTTTAGTACTGCCGTTAATGCAGTTTATCGATGCTACACTTATTCCCTGGCGGCTTCAGGTGGCAGGTTTTAGTATTTCAGAAGCAACAGGATTATACGGCAATTTTGCTGGAATGGCTATGGTGCTAGTTAATTTTCCAACTATTATTACTGTTTCCCTAGCAGCCAGTTTGGTGCCGACAATTTCAGAGGCTTTTTCTTTAGGAGAGGATAGATTGATTAAGATTCGAACCCAGTCTGCATTAAGACTAACAGTCTTTATTTGTCTACCAGCAGCAGCAGGTCTTTTTTTACTGGCTACGCCTCTCAGCCAGATGTTATTTGCTCAGCCGGAAGCAGGGATTCCGCTGCGTTATGTATCTTGGGGAGTTATATTTGTCTGTCTCCAGCAGACTAGCTCCAGCATCTTACAGGGGATCGGTAAAACGGTTATTCCCGCCCGAAATCTATTTTTAGGAGGAGCTTTAAATGCTGTATTGAATTATTTTTTAACGGCTATACCCAGCATTGGTATCAGAGGTGCAGCTGTAGCTACTGCGTCTGGTTTCTGTTTAGCTGCTCTTTTAAATTTATTATCAATTGCCCTCTTGATTGGTTATGACTATAATTATCGTGATATGTTATTAAAGCCTATTTTAGCTGTAGTAGTTATGAGTCTGTTAGTAAAGCTCTCTTATAGTCAAGGAATAACTCTGTTACAGAATAATACCCTTTCTACTTTAGGGGCAGTCGTAGTAGGAGCAGTAGTTTATAGCTTAATTCTATTAATAACAGGAGCAGTAAAGGAGAAGGATCTTAAATTAATTCCTAAGATAGGAGATAGATTAGCAGATATTTTACTTAAACTTGGATTAGTGAGGGGATAG
- the mazG gene encoding nucleoside triphosphate pyrophosphohydrolase, which translates to MPEPELKGLKIIGLGYKGVDDLTLKAYKELKKVDKLLVRTDKHPVIPHFKEEGIDVISFDNLLEKDLDSDQIVNSIAEQIRGYLDKNIEVDYAVPGSPLVGDESVNRLVAKLPDDRIEVLPGLDSFGLLKRKFNFDSNGLQIMDSLAFRVEDIDTDQSLVLTNISNQKAASRLQEGLLEVYPADYSIQIIEVGKDYLTESRKLLLRNLDKLKEVDQLINLYIPALSEKTEVDLDRLGSLDTLVKVVAKLRSPEGCPWDLEQTHYSLRPHLIEETYEVLESIELNDSAGLCEELGDLLLHVVFHAQLAEETGDFTIEDVISSISEKMIRRHPHVFGTKELSTSDEVIKKWEEIKATEKNHKENESLLDITRGLPALMGAQEIQSKAAEIGFDWTDIDGAVDKLKEELEEFQEALMFEQKDLVKEELGDLLFAVVNVSRFLDLDSELTLHDACCKFKARFQYMEKLADDKLSGMSLTELEELWQKAKVKLEEEKINERFE; encoded by the coding sequence ATGCCAGAACCAGAATTAAAAGGATTAAAGATAATAGGCTTAGGTTATAAAGGAGTAGATGATTTAACGTTAAAGGCTTATAAGGAACTTAAGAAGGTAGACAAGCTGTTAGTGAGAACAGATAAGCATCCTGTTATTCCGCATTTTAAAGAAGAAGGAATAGATGTTATATCCTTTGATAATCTATTAGAGAAAGACCTGGATTCTGATCAGATAGTCAATAGTATCGCTGAGCAGATTAGGGGTTATTTAGATAAAAATATAGAAGTAGACTATGCTGTTCCCGGCAGCCCTTTAGTAGGTGATGAGTCAGTTAATCGACTGGTGGCTAAGCTACCTGATGATAGAATAGAGGTCCTACCAGGACTAGACTCTTTTGGCTTGTTGAAAAGAAAGTTTAATTTTGATTCTAATGGCCTACAGATTATGGACAGTTTAGCATTTAGAGTTGAAGATATAGATACTGACCAGAGTCTAGTTTTAACTAATATCAGTAATCAGAAAGCAGCTTCTAGATTACAAGAAGGCTTATTAGAGGTTTATCCGGCTGATTATTCTATTCAGATAATTGAAGTAGGTAAAGATTATCTAACAGAAAGCCGTAAACTTCTACTTCGTAATTTGGATAAGTTAAAAGAAGTTGACCAGTTAATTAATCTTTATATTCCAGCTTTATCAGAGAAAACAGAGGTAGATTTAGATAGGCTAGGAAGTCTGGATACATTAGTTAAAGTGGTAGCTAAATTGAGAAGTCCTGAGGGATGCCCCTGGGATTTAGAGCAGACACATTATTCTTTGCGGCCGCATTTAATTGAAGAGACCTATGAAGTTTTAGAAAGTATAGAACTTAATGATTCTGCTGGATTATGTGAGGAATTAGGTGATCTGTTATTACATGTTGTTTTTCATGCTCAACTGGCAGAAGAGACAGGAGATTTTACTATAGAGGATGTAATCAGCAGTATTTCAGAAAAAATGATCAGGCGCCATCCTCATGTTTTTGGAACGAAGGAACTATCGACTTCCGATGAAGTAATAAAGAAGTGGGAAGAGATAAAGGCAACAGAAAAGAATCATAAAGAGAATGAATCCCTTCTGGATATTACCAGAGGCCTTCCGGCATTGATGGGGGCCCAGGAGATTCAATCTAAAGCTGCAGAGATTGGATTTGATTGGACAGATATAGATGGTGCAGTCGATAAGTTAAAAGAAGAGTTAGAAGAATTCCAAGAAGCTTTAATGTTTGAGCAGAAGGACTTAGTCAAAGAAGAGTTAGGGGATTTACTGTTTGCTGTAGTTAATGTTAGTAGATTTCTGGATTTAGATTCAGAGCTGACTTTACATGATGCTTGTTGTAAATTTAAAGCTAGATTTCAATATATGGAGAAGCTGGCAGATGATAAGTTAAGTGGAATGTCCTTAACTGAATTAGAAGAATTGTGGCAGAAAGCTAAAGTTAAATTAGAGGAGGAAAAAATTAATGAAAGATTTGAATAA
- a CDS encoding D-alanyl-D-alanine carboxypeptidase family protein produces MKDLNKKLTIVIILVLSSLLVVASPVLAAFDIEAESAILMEAETGQVLFTKNVTEELPPASITKIMTLLLAMEAIDSGQMNLDDTVIASEFASSMGGSQIYLAPKEKMKVETLLESIAIASANDACVALGEHIAGSYQNFIKMMNERASELGLKDTNFINSTGLPTDDGAHYSSARDIAIMSRELINKHPKVLDWTSIWIDKIRNGEFTLYNTNDLINYYPGADGLKTGWTDKAGYCLAATAKRDGMRLISVVMKTDSEEARMEESAKLLNYGFSRFDLKKVVKQGEDVGKIEVKEGEELEVKVETAEDLKLVLKSNAEDLEREIELEKEVTAPIEKGEIVGKLIIKQADKELGSVDLAAAENVKRADLLTRLWRMIRDFILGFFK; encoded by the coding sequence ATGAAAGATTTGAATAAAAAATTAACAATAGTAATTATTTTGGTATTAAGCAGTCTTTTAGTTGTTGCTAGTCCTGTTTTAGCTGCTTTTGATATAGAAGCTGAATCAGCCATCTTGATGGAAGCTGAAACAGGGCAGGTTTTGTTTACTAAGAATGTTACCGAGGAACTGCCTCCAGCTAGTATAACTAAGATCATGACTTTGCTTTTGGCTATGGAGGCTATAGATTCTGGACAGATGAATTTAGATGATACAGTAATAGCCAGTGAATTTGCTTCTTCTATGGGCGGTTCTCAGATATATCTAGCTCCTAAAGAAAAGATGAAAGTAGAGACGCTTTTAGAATCAATAGCTATTGCTTCGGCTAATGATGCCTGTGTGGCTCTTGGTGAGCATATAGCTGGAAGTTATCAAAACTTTATTAAAATGATGAATGAGAGGGCTTCTGAATTAGGCTTGAAAGATACAAACTTTATTAACAGTACAGGGCTGCCTACAGATGATGGGGCTCATTACAGCAGTGCCCGGGATATAGCCATTATGTCCAGAGAATTAATTAATAAACATCCTAAAGTATTGGACTGGACAAGTATCTGGATAGATAAGATTCGAAATGGAGAATTTACTCTTTATAATACTAATGATTTAATCAATTATTATCCAGGAGCTGATGGATTAAAGACTGGCTGGACAGATAAAGCCGGTTATTGTCTAGCAGCTACGGCTAAACGGGATGGAATGCGGTTGATTTCAGTTGTAATGAAGACAGATAGTGAAGAAGCTAGAATGGAGGAATCGGCTAAGTTACTGAACTATGGTTTCAGTCGGTTTGATTTAAAGAAGGTAGTCAAACAGGGAGAAGATGTTGGTAAGATAGAAGTAAAAGAGGGGGAAGAGTTAGAAGTTAAAGTGGAAACAGCTGAAGATTTAAAACTTGTATTGAAGTCTAACGCTGAAGATTTAGAACGGGAAATTGAATTAGAAAAAGAAGTAACAGCTCCAATTGAGAAGGGAGAAATAGTAGGTAAATTAATTATTAAGCAGGCTGATAAAGAGTTAGGAAGTGTAGATTTAGCTGCAGCTGAGAATGTTAAGCGGGCAGATCTTTTAACTAGGCTATGGAGAATGATAAGAGACTTTATATTAGGTTTTTTTAAATAA
- a CDS encoding SpoIID/LytB domain-containing protein: MDFLRQLKFNRLLIVSLIIAAMVVGSSCTQQQQQEVEKIDEPTIEVVTENGETKSLNMEEYVAGVVAGEMKPNWSQNAYGAQAIIARTFALKLLKDEGTNQISGEHEKAQAYRPQNITDEIRQAVEKTRGEVVTHKGEYIKGWFHSSAAGQTTTAKVGLAYDKPEPEYITSVESPDQHAPEDVKSWIVTLPQSAILNVLKEIKGVQASKVENITIDDKDETGRAIGLTINYGNGSETIKAAKFRTSIGPDELKSTLIESIEETDNGFIFKGSGYGHGVGMSQWGAYALAKEGQSPEDIIKHYFTNIEIIKKWN, encoded by the coding sequence TTGGATTTTTTGCGCCAATTAAAATTTAACCGACTGCTAATTGTGAGTTTGATTATAGCAGCAATGGTAGTAGGTAGCAGCTGTACTCAACAACAGCAGCAGGAAGTAGAAAAGATTGATGAACCTACTATTGAGGTAGTTACAGAGAATGGAGAGACTAAAAGTTTAAATATGGAAGAGTATGTAGCCGGGGTAGTAGCTGGAGAAATGAAGCCTAATTGGTCGCAGAATGCCTATGGAGCCCAGGCAATAATTGCCCGCACTTTCGCTTTGAAACTGCTTAAGGATGAAGGGACTAATCAAATCAGCGGTGAGCATGAGAAAGCACAGGCCTATCGGCCGCAAAATATTACTGATGAAATCAGACAGGCAGTAGAGAAAACAAGAGGAGAGGTAGTTACTCATAAGGGAGAATACATTAAAGGCTGGTTTCATTCCAGTGCTGCCGGTCAGACAACTACTGCTAAAGTAGGTTTAGCCTATGATAAACCAGAACCGGAATACATTACCAGTGTAGAGTCGCCAGACCAGCATGCTCCTGAGGATGTAAAGTCTTGGATAGTAACTCTCCCTCAAAGTGCTATTTTAAATGTATTAAAAGAAATTAAAGGTGTCCAAGCAAGCAAAGTAGAGAATATAACAATAGATGATAAAGATGAGACTGGACGTGCTATTGGTCTAACAATAAATTATGGAAATGGTAGTGAAACGATCAAAGCTGCTAAGTTCAGAACTTCTATTGGTCCTGATGAGTTGAAGTCTACTTTGATAGAAAGTATAGAAGAAACAGATAATGGATTTATCTTTAAAGGAAGCGGCTATGGTCACGGTGTTGGCATGAGCCAGTGGGGGGCATATGCTTTAGCTAAAGAGGGACAGAGTCCCGAAGATATTATTAAACATTACTTTACAAATATTGAGATTATCAAGAAGTGGAATTAA
- the yabP gene encoding sporulation protein YabP: MSKHQVRMDNRELLEIEGVIEVINFSDEQISLATELGPLLILGEDLNIQQLNLDNGELIVDGYINGLDYSQDDNGDGILSNLFK, encoded by the coding sequence ATGAGTAAACATCAGGTAAGAATGGATAATAGAGAGTTATTGGAGATTGAAGGGGTAATAGAAGTTATTAATTTCAGTGATGAACAGATATCTTTGGCTACAGAGTTAGGCCCCTTACTAATTTTAGGAGAAGATTTAAATATACAGCAGTTGAATTTGGATAATGGAGAATTAATAGTAGATGGTTATATTAATGGCTTGGACTATTCTCAAGATGATAATGGTGATGGCATTCTCAGTAATCTATTTAAGTAA
- the yabQ gene encoding spore cortex biosynthesis protein YabQ has protein sequence MVSLEMQIKTFIYMVLLGHLLALLFDFYRVLRSFGYINDMATAAIDFIFAFLGAGVTFFILLNSNFGQIRFYIFVGLVLGIIVYHQLFSCLIIRVMRVTLEAIIKLITKIINLSTKLFRPVKDLLIKLKNLIDGFKFYS, from the coding sequence GTGGTTTCACTGGAGATGCAGATTAAGACTTTCATATACATGGTACTTCTAGGCCATCTGTTAGCCTTGCTATTTGATTTTTATCGTGTGCTAAGAAGCTTTGGTTATATAAATGATATGGCTACTGCAGCAATTGATTTTATTTTTGCTTTTTTAGGTGCTGGAGTAACCTTTTTTATTCTTCTTAACAGTAATTTTGGCCAGATAAGATTTTATATTTTTGTTGGATTAGTTCTGGGGATTATAGTCTATCATCAGTTATTTAGCTGTTTGATAATAAGAGTGATGAGAGTAACTTTAGAGGCTATTATCAAATTAATAACAAAGATAATAAACTTAAGCACTAAGTTATTTAGGCCGGTCAAAGATTTATTAATTAAATTAAAGAATTTAATTGATGGATTTAAATTTTATAGTTAA
- a CDS encoding FtsB family cell division protein: MPNRKIINFIKQLITSKKIMVVILIILITAVYSFFRVSTRVKNMKQRLNSLKAEAENLDKEVKVLDKRLQHVNSKEFIEEVARKELGLVKPGEALYIVVEEETGGQENESSKNQ, from the coding sequence ATGCCGAATAGAAAGATAATTAATTTTATCAAGCAATTAATTACTTCCAAAAAAATTATGGTGGTTATATTAATTATATTAATTACAGCTGTGTATAGTTTTTTTCGCGTTAGTACTAGAGTGAAAAATATGAAACAAAGATTGAATAGCTTAAAGGCAGAAGCTGAAAATTTAGATAAAGAAGTTAAGGTTTTAGATAAGAGGCTACAGCATGTTAATTCGAAAGAATTTATAGAAGAAGTAGCTAGAAAAGAATTAGGGCTAGTAAAACCGGGAGAAGCTCTGTATATAGTAGTTGAAGAAGAAACTGGAGGTCAGGAGAATGAATCAAGCAAGAATCAATGA
- a CDS encoding Tex family protein, translated as MNQARINEKLAAELNLAVKQVRNTVELLDEGNTIPFIARYRKEATGSLDETELRELDEKLEYLRNLAERKEKVIELIDDQDKLTAELEEKISQASKLQTVEDLYRPYRQKRKTRAAKAKDKGLEPLAELFLAQKLESGSIKELAEDYLNPEEELTEIEDVLQGTRDIIAEYVADKPEVRQVARRMTFDKGSITSEVKEDEDDNYRDYHEYQEEVEEVDPYQTLALNRGEDEEALQVKVEAPDEDIIRKIKEMIIENQATIFLEEIEEAIEDGYQRLVAPAIGREVRNKLTDEAEEHAINIFADNLKTLLLQPPVRDKRVLGIDPGFRTGSKVAVVDEIGNLLATAAIYPHPPQKKVSEAKEQLEELITEYNVDLIAIGNGTACRETEELAAEIIKESELDLHYVIVNEAGASVYSASEVAQDEFPKLDVSLRGTVSIARRLQDPLAELVKIDSKHLGVGMYQHDLNQGELDEALETVVESVVNYVGVDLNTASTSLLGYVAGVNKTVANNIVQWREENGKFSSRDQLKDVYGIGPKTFTQAAGFLRIFDGEDKLAATAIHPESYSAARKLLKETGFKLKDLDFKENQDLKERLNNLNLKELTDKIGVGFPTLLDIKKNLVKPGRDPREEMSKPVFKQEVMSWDDLKSGMILQGEIRNVVDFGAFVDIGVKEDGLVHISEMSSEYVEDPFEVVKVGDVVKIKILEIDSARKRIALTMNF; from the coding sequence ATGAATCAAGCAAGAATCAATGAAAAATTAGCAGCTGAATTGAATTTAGCAGTTAAGCAGGTAAGGAATACAGTTGAGCTATTGGATGAAGGAAATACAATTCCCTTTATTGCTAGATATCGAAAGGAAGCAACTGGCAGTTTAGATGAAACAGAGCTTAGAGAACTAGATGAAAAGCTGGAATATCTACGTAATTTAGCTGAACGAAAAGAGAAGGTTATTGAATTAATAGATGATCAGGATAAATTAACAGCTGAGTTAGAAGAAAAGATTAGTCAGGCTTCTAAACTGCAGACAGTAGAAGATCTCTATCGGCCTTACCGCCAAAAACGAAAGACAAGAGCAGCAAAGGCAAAGGATAAAGGACTAGAGCCTTTAGCTGAATTATTCTTAGCCCAAAAGCTCGAGAGCGGTTCAATCAAAGAGTTAGCCGAAGATTATCTGAATCCTGAAGAAGAATTAACAGAGATAGAAGATGTTCTGCAGGGAACAAGGGATATCATTGCAGAATATGTGGCTGATAAGCCGGAGGTGCGGCAGGTAGCAAGAAGAATGACCTTTGATAAAGGGAGTATTACTTCAGAGGTCAAAGAGGATGAAGATGATAATTATCGGGATTACCATGAGTATCAGGAGGAGGTAGAAGAGGTAGATCCCTATCAAACATTGGCTCTGAATCGCGGAGAAGATGAAGAGGCTCTACAGGTTAAGGTTGAGGCTCCGGATGAAGATATTATTAGAAAGATTAAAGAGATGATAATTGAAAATCAGGCTACTATCTTTTTAGAAGAGATTGAAGAGGCAATTGAAGATGGTTATCAACGTCTGGTTGCTCCTGCCATTGGCCGTGAAGTGAGAAATAAATTAACTGATGAGGCTGAAGAACATGCTATTAATATATTTGCTGATAATTTGAAAACACTTCTGCTTCAGCCGCCAGTGAGGGATAAAAGAGTCTTAGGTATTGATCCTGGTTTCAGAACCGGATCCAAAGTAGCAGTGGTTGATGAAATCGGAAACTTATTGGCGACAGCAGCTATCTACCCTCATCCGCCGCAGAAGAAGGTGAGCGAGGCCAAAGAGCAGCTTGAAGAATTAATAACCGAGTATAATGTTGATTTAATTGCTATTGGAAATGGGACAGCCTGTCGGGAGACCGAAGAGTTAGCGGCTGAGATTATTAAAGAGTCTGAATTGGACTTGCATTATGTAATTGTTAATGAAGCCGGGGCTTCGGTTTATTCAGCATCTGAGGTAGCCCAGGATGAGTTTCCCAAGTTAGATGTTTCGCTGCGGGGCACAGTTTCCATAGCCAGAAGGCTGCAGGACCCGCTGGCTGAATTGGTCAAGATTGATTCTAAGCATTTAGGAGTAGGGATGTATCAACATGATCTTAATCAGGGTGAATTGGATGAAGCCTTAGAAACAGTAGTTGAGTCTGTAGTAAATTATGTTGGAGTTGATTTGAATACAGCTTCTACTTCTCTGTTAGGGTATGTAGCAGGAGTTAATAAAACAGTAGCCAATAATATCGTTCAGTGGAGGGAAGAGAATGGTAAGTTTAGCAGTCGAGATCAACTGAAGGATGTTTATGGGATTGGGCCTAAAACCTTTACCCAGGCAGCAGGATTCTTAAGAATTTTTGATGGAGAGGATAAGTTAGCAGCGACAGCAATCCATCCCGAATCCTATTCTGCTGCTAGAAAATTATTAAAGGAAACTGGATTTAAACTTAAAGATTTAGACTTTAAAGAGAATCAAGACTTGAAAGAAAGATTAAATAACCTAAATCTTAAAGAATTAACAGATAAGATAGGAGTAGGTTTTCCTACTTTATTGGATATTAAAAAGAATTTGGTCAAGCCTGGTAGAGATCCAAGAGAAGAAATGTCTAAACCTGTATTTAAACAGGAAGTAATGAGCTGGGATGATCTAAAGTCCGGTATGATTCTGCAGGGCGAGATAAGGAATGTAGTTGATTTTGGAGCCTTTGTGGATATTGGTGTCAAAGAGGATGGTTTGGTACATATCTCTGAAATGAGTTCAGAGTATGTTGAAGATCCTTTTGAGGTAGTAAAGGTAGGTGATGTAGTTAAAATCAAGATTTTAGAGATTGATTCAGCCAGAAAGCGAATAGCATTGACAATGAATTTTTAA
- a CDS encoding S1 RNA-binding domain-containing protein, producing the protein MSVEVGSVVEGKVSGITNFGAFVELSGGETGLIHISEIADTYVKDVNDYLEMNEEIEVKVISIDDDGKIGLSLKQLEGEDRKPKMSFEKQMKKFIEESDEKQKQLKKSIESKRGGGSRY; encoded by the coding sequence ATGTCAGTTGAAGTTGGCAGCGTTGTAGAAGGAAAAGTGAGCGGGATTACAAATTTCGGAGCTTTTGTTGAGCTGTCTGGAGGTGAAACCGGACTTATTCATATTTCAGAAATAGCCGATACCTATGTTAAGGATGTTAATGATTATTTAGAGATGAATGAAGAGATTGAGGTAAAGGTTATTTCAATAGATGATGACGGTAAAATCGGTTTATCCCTTAAACAGTTAGAGGGAGAAGATAGAAAACCAAAGATGTCTTTTGAAAAGCAGATGAAGAAGTTTATAGAAGAAAGCGACGAAAAGCAGAAGCAGTTGAAGAAGAGTATTGAATCTAAACGTGGCGGTGGTTCGCGTTACTAA
- a CDS encoding PstS family phosphate ABC transporter substrate-binding protein: MFNSRNLVILSVLLMVCMMSVGVASASDTLSVQGSSTVLPIAQRAAEVYMDQNPGVNITVRGGGSGNGIAALVDGAVDVADASRFIKPGELKQAEDNGIYPVPHRVAMDGIAAVVHPSNSVDELTLDEIKAIYTGEITNWKELGGNDERIVVVSRDSSSGTFEVFGEIALEGERVTPSALMQASNGAVASVVADNENAIGYVGLGYLSDNLKAVKVNGVKPTNATVASGKFPIARPLFMFTDGWPEGLTAKFINFVLSSKGQEIAENQGYVPLH; encoded by the coding sequence ATGTTTAATTCACGTAACTTAGTAATTCTATCGGTATTATTAATGGTATGTATGATGTCAGTTGGTGTAGCTTCTGCAAGTGATACGCTAAGTGTTCAGGGGTCTTCTACTGTATTACCTATTGCTCAGAGAGCAGCAGAGGTTTATATGGATCAGAATCCAGGAGTTAATATTACAGTTAGAGGTGGCGGTTCTGGTAATGGTATTGCAGCTTTAGTTGATGGAGCTGTTGATGTTGCAGATGCTTCTCGATTCATCAAGCCAGGCGAGCTTAAACAGGCAGAGGATAATGGAATCTATCCTGTACCACATAGAGTAGCAATGGACGGAATTGCTGCTGTTGTTCATCCAAGTAATTCTGTTGATGAATTAACACTAGATGAGATTAAAGCTATCTATACTGGTGAAATTACTAATTGGAAAGAACTAGGCGGAAATGATGAGAGAATCGTTGTTGTATCTCGTGACTCTAGCTCTGGAACATTTGAAGTATTTGGAGAGATTGCTCTTGAAGGTGAAAGAGTAACTCCTAGTGCATTGATGCAGGCTTCTAATGGAGCTGTAGCAAGTGTAGTTGCTGATAATGAAAATGCAATCGGTTATGTAGGTTTAGGATACTTATCTGATAATCTTAAAGCTGTTAAGGTTAATGGTGTCAAGCCGACTAATGCTACTGTAGCTAGCGGTAAGTTTCCAATTGCTCGTCCGCTATTCATGTTTACTGACGGCTGGCCAGAAGGCTTAACTGCTAAGTTCATTAACTTTGTTTTAAGTTCAAAAGGACAAGAAATTGCTGAAAATCAAGGTTATGTTCCGCTTCACTAA